The Anabas testudineus chromosome 15, fAnaTes1.2, whole genome shotgun sequence DNA segment ataaagtaaatattaagtCGCTAACAAAAGTCTGGCCCGGTTCTTAAGTCTATCTAGAgatgttttatataaaagtataaaagcaTTGATAAAAACACCTGGCAACTCAAGATTTATTCTAATGTCTTATTTTCTTTACTGAACTGATTCAActattaataaagtaaatgtggACATATAAAACTGAGAATGGTAAAGTTGCTCTCACTCTTATTTCTAATGCCCTACAAGTCAGATGACTTATATGTAATTAACTATGGCTTCAAATAacagacatttgtttgttgttgttttagccTTAAGGCTTAGAGGTCATTTTCTATTAACAGCCAACCTCAGAGTCTGGTGCCTGAATTTGACCTGCTTGTGAAACAGCAACGCTATTGTTATGCCAATAATATCATGGAAAATGATGACAGTTCTCAGCAAACACTCCACGGCACTCCGCCTTCTTGTAATATTTGTGCTTAGCTCACTGTGACATAGAGACGCTGCACAGAGTTTCATGGTAAAAGTAAAGCATTGGCCATATGGTGTGATAACGTGACACAGCCAGATGGTGAGAACTGTACTAATAGCTCACATGGTCACCTGGTCAACGTGTCCTCTCAGTTACCTGCACCTGTGTTTCGTGAATAATGTCCACAGTAACAAGATTCAGCGGGACAATAAATGAAAACCTGACGTTCTCTTGGTTTCCTAGAAACCCCAAGATGGAAGTCTCagatttctacttttacaatGCCGGCTATCAAAATATCTGCATGGTGCTCAGGACACGTTGTCCCAGTGGTTCGGCTATTGTACCAACAGCAGAGAATAGCAATTATATATTCTTGAACAACAAAAAgatttttctcttccttttttttctagATCTGATCCTGCAAATAACCAAGAATCCGAATCAAGACGTCATCAAAGAAGTGAGTGATTGTACTTGGAATTTACATACATCTCAAACAGGTGTCCTCAGGGTCATTCAAGCATGTAATCTGAGACGGTTTACCATTGAAACATCATTGTGTGGCGTGTACGTATCCCAGTGGAATGACGTTACAAAGACTCTTTCATCCTCTCTGGTTATGAACCGTCACCACAGTAATGCAAAACTACTGTTTCTGCCATTTTAGTTGTAATACATGTTATTTGTCTGTATGTGCGTGTTCTGTGTTCAGGTCCTTGTGTATGAAATAGGTTTCCTGGTTTGTGCGGCCATTGGCATCTTGTACATCGTTCTGATGCCCATAGTTGGTTTCTTCTTGGCATGCTGTCGCTGCTGTGGCAACTGTGGTGGGAAAATGTACCAGAAGCAGACATCCTCCATTCACTGTCGCAGAAGAGCTCTCTACTGGAGTGCATTCATCACCACAGTCATTatcctgtgagtgtgtgctccCGTGTGCGTTTGTGAACACTATAATGATGTGTTATCTGAAATTAGCATCAAAAAGAGACAGCTTGACTGTGCATGCCTCACCGCCTGCGTGTGCCTCCTTCTGAACAGCATTATGGTcatgacacatttatttctgtctgtgtgcgCATGTTTGCGCGTGTGCGATGCTCACAGCGCCGGGAACATCTGCATGTTCAAAAGCAACGAAAACCTTAAAGTGAGTGTGAACCAGAGTCCAGGGCAGCTCAGCAAAACTGTAGACAACATCAACACCTTCATCACAGCTGTGCCTCAGGTAAGAGACTGAAATGTTATAGAAATACTGATCTTTATTCAGTGTAACAgttacaaaatgaaaacaataaattatcTTGTTTAGGATTAGACTTCACCCGCTGATCTGTCGTGAACAGACAGCTTTTGTGTGAGATTCTCACACATTGTGTGAGATTCAAACAGACCTCAGTTCCACAGTCAGTCCACAGATTAAGCACCAGCTCTGTATGCTGCAGTGTCAATACGCTTATCTCAGTATGCAAAGAGTAGGAAAAGGTTGGAGTATAAGAAGGgttgttctgtttgttcttcatTTGCAAAAACTGAAAGGATTAGCTGATTGTAACAGTTTTCGACCAACAGATTCTGACCACACTTTGAATGATTTATGGTTTTTTtgcccctcttcctctctccagcAAGTCAACTATGTGGTGAACGAGAGCTACAGCGTCATACAGAAAGTTACCAGCAACCTAGATGGTAAGAACTGtgcactaaaaaaaataaaaaggcagttTTACTCAACATGTCCCCACTGAAATGCATCTGTTGTGTGCTTGTTTACATCAGCTATTGGACCTCAGTTGGGAACCGCGATCCAGCAGCAAATCAAGGGAGTCCTGTTCTCAGCACTGTACCCAGTTAGACTGCTTAACCAAGGTATGTGGTGACTGCTTGTTCTGTCCTGTTTCATTCTGAGCATGTAAATGCCTGTGTGCATTTTGTATCTGGTAGAAGATGAACAGTGTTGTGAAACTAGCTCTAGCTCAAAATTCAGTTCACAAAGATTCAAATGAATGAGtttttgattttgacatttgaAGTTCATACTCCCATAAAAATGAAGGAGTTCAACTCCACTTCTCTGATGTCACACCTTCGGAAAACTTTGTTTCCTCGAGCTATGTCGTTGGCAGGGGGTAGGCGGGGGGTTTTTGTATGGTAACTGAACGCCGCCTTATAGACAAAGAGTTAAACAAGGTAGAGTAGAGAGGTAGGATTAGAGAAAAGTGACAGTTGACTGGAAGCAAGTCAGGTGAACAAAGCCTTTACCTCTCATGTTCACCTTTTATGTGAATGACGTTCATGTTCTTCAGCTGTAAAATAATCTATTCAGTCATTACAGAGCTTTAGTGACCAACACTGAAGCTGTTTAATGGCATGAATGGGTCCTGCTCGTAAGCtcactgtgtggttttattGCTTCTCACTTATGACACTGAAAAGTTTAATCTAATCTTGAATTCAGTCTTTCATATTCAAACAGCTTGTTGTGACCAAACCAAGGGAAGAAGAACAAATCTGTACACaatacagaaacataaacaGTTAGAAATGATAGCCCATATAAAATACTattcataatattttatattattatatttatatttaatattatttaacgATTTGCTAAAACATAATCTACTGACATGTTCCTTAACAATACACTCCGCACTCTTAGACGAACACATCAAAACcaatctctgtgtgttttaaaatgatcatgACTAACACTGTTAAGATGACTAAAGTGTGTGCGTTTTTCATTTGTATGGGCAGAGACTGTGAACATCAGTGCTCAGCTGACCACACTTAACTCATCTTTGGCCCAGCTCCAGTTCAGCCTAAAAGTCCTCCAGAACAACCTCACTAATGTTAGAAATAGCATCAATGCCACTTTGTCCAATCCAAATTGCACCGGATGTGGCAGCAAAAAGTCAGAGCTACAGAAACTAACACTGGACACCTCAATTAATGTAAGTACTGGTTTTGTTGAACCTCATATATAAGGCGGGACATTACTATGAGTGCGGATTCGTTACCTAAATGCTTGAACAACACAGGAAAATGAGGAGGTTTTAGCTCACAACTCAGCCCTGTCGCTGGATGTGACAACACATTGTCATGAAGCAACAGGAAGAGTCATTTATGCAATCAAACTGCGTCTGATGCAGGCTGAGAGAGTGTGACACATAATGACACCTTATCTGAACAGCTGATTTGTCCTCCTCCCATCTGTTATTCTCCAATTCCTCCTACACTAACTCTGACACATACagactcccccccccccaccattCTTTTATCTCGCCTTCTCGACAAGACTGATGagactgaaaacatacagaTACCATTCAATATGCTTTAGAATAAGGACATTTAACTGTGGTCTTGTGGTTCTTGGATAACAATGAAAACCTCTAAATGCTTGTTTTGCTGAAGTCTGCTGCCCCCTTCAGGGGGTTTAAATCATAACATGTGGTTGTTCTCCACAGGTGACAGGCTTGAACATATTCCAGTCTGCAGTGGATGAAATCATCAAAATTAATCTCACATCCAAAATCAAGGAGGTCAGTGATGTCTGaggaatgaaaataaaaagatccCTAAAATATAATGTCAGTCGTGTTAACTTAGCAGAACTAGTTCAAAGACAGGGAAGAAGTGTTTAAGCCAAAGACAATGTGATTAAATGTGAGGATCATGAGGAATGAACTGCTTCTACATTTCAGGTGGAGAACTATTATGACAGCATCCCGCAGATGGTGACCAATGACACCAAGAATGTAGTTCAAAGTGAGTGAGCACATCGACTTTCATAAACTTGACTAAACTTTTACTTCTCTTTCAAATATGACCTCATTTAGCTGCAagtctgtttttaattgtgtgtaaatgctgtttatttgtttgtgcattttttcaGGCAGCAAGCAGCAACTGGCTAACATAGAAAAACAGGTCTCCCAGTTTGTCAGTAACAGCGCTTTATCTGCCCTGAGCAATGTGCCTGTGAAGCAGGTTCAGACAGATATCAGCAACATCACCCCGGATGTTGAACGAGCAGAACAGATcaggtaaaaacaaatctgcaaatgCAAACGTACATGGTCTAAAgaagagaaaacccaacaaatgaATCATCGTTTATGAATTCTTTTCCAGATGGGGAGTAAGTTTAGCCATATGCTGCATCGTCCTCTTGGTGGTCATATGTTATCTCCTCGGTCTACTACTGGGACCTCTGGGTCTGATCCCCAGAGCAGACACCACAAAGCGCTCCTGCACAGCAGACTGTGGAGGCATCTTCCTCATGATGTGAGTGCTGGGTCAGCAGTTTTAGTCACATAGCTGACACTCTTATCCAGAGGAGAAACATTCAACTTTTCAACCTGTATGTCCTCCTGAGCACTTGCTTGACTCTGGACCTGAACGTTTTTGCAGGGGTGCAGGCTTCAGCTTTCTCTTCTCCTGGCTGTTCATGATagttgtgctgctgctgttcctgctGGGCGGCAATATTTACACTCTGGTGTGTCAGCCCTGGAGCAACGGACAACTACTAAAGGtagtaataaacacacacatacaactgcACATAGATGCACAATGGAAGTACAGCTTAATCATCTCTGTGGTAATATTATTGCTTTTTCCATCCACAGTTCATTGATACTCCAGGCTTAATACCAAACTTCAACTTAAGTCAAGCTTTAGGATTGAAAACCGACCTCAGCATCTCCAACATTTACAAGTATGTAATGCCAGTTTACCACTTTTCTAAAGCCTATGATCTAAAGTCATGGGGCTTTACGAAGCACTTCGGTTAGAGATTATTTAACCTGATGTTAATGTTTACAGAGACTGTGAGCAAAACAAGCCTGTGTGGACAACTCTGCACTTGTATGAACTCATAAACCTTGATGACTTGCTCAATGTATCTAAAGTGAGTTTCCTTGAcagccataaaaaaaaacaaacaaacattcaaacctACTGTAACTGTATGTGCATTAAACCTGTATCatccctttttctctcctctcgcCCTGCTCTCTCACACTTAGTATACAGAACAGatccagcagcagtttgacaaTACAAACATGAATCTGTCATCTATCACTCTCCTGAGCCCTCAGGTTAAAAACCAACTCAGCAACTTCAGCTCCAAGGCAATAAGCTTTGATAGCACTGCGGTCACACAGCAGGTAAACATTACGCGTGGGCTTACATGTATCTTAGTGTAGATTTGTTGTCAATCTGCAAGTATTATTTGACACCCCTTTGCTTGTCTTTCTCAGATGAACAACATTTCCAGCATCAATCTAAATACATCAGCAGCTGTACTTGAAAACCTTGCTGGCACCTCAGTGAGTCACAGGATATTAACATATTGATGCATGATACTTTTTAGATTACACCGATTTTCAAACAAccgttgtttttttgtttctagaCGAACAGTGGTATTAAAAAACAGCTCCAAGATGAAGCCATGGCTCTGACGCAGCTCCAGATCTACATAGAAACAATCATCACTCCACAAGTGGTTAGTAGCTTTCTCCCCATAATCTCCTCAGTACTCCAAGTGTTGGCCTTTAATCTTAATTTTAATGGAGACATATCATTTACTTCTTTTGCTCTTAGAAAAATCTGAACTCTACCATCAAGAGCCTTGCATCGATGACAGGAGGAATCAATGTGAGTACAGTGGCTCCCACTTGGATCTGCCAGTAATAGAGATCTCctctaatttttttttatttatgtccttTGGCTCATTCTCGCTTCTCTGGCTCTTCCAGAGAACAGTGGGGGAGGTGTTGACCAACGTGGGAATAGCACAAGACTTCCTCAACACAAATACGACACAGATCATAAAGATTGTGAGTAGAGTCATGGGTCACATGAGTTGAAAGAAAGAGTTATCCATGTGGCCTGTTAATGCCGGTGGTGGGTCAGTCATTTAGCCAGAGGGGGCGGACGGGCGGGAGGGGAGATGTTGAAACAATATGCATCCACGTCCACAGAGAACCAAGACTCTTTGTCTTCAG contains these protein-coding regions:
- the prom2 gene encoding prominin-2, which translates into the protein MGLCESARSPWGSSAALGAGVGVMLLGLCLAQSTAPQAACPAAASLQTLTQPQYQNITQDIGASFMAALVQSFLHTVQPKPFPGDLILQITKNPNQDVIKEVLVYEIGFLVCAAIGILYIVLMPIVGFFLACCRCCGNCGGKMYQKQTSSIHCRRRALYWSAFITTVIILAGNICMFKSNENLKVSVNQSPGQLSKTVDNINTFITAVPQQVNYVVNESYSVIQKVTSNLDAIGPQLGTAIQQQIKGVLFSALYPVRLLNQETVNISAQLTTLNSSLAQLQFSLKVLQNNLTNVRNSINATLSNPNCTGCGSKKSELQKLTLDTSINVTGLNIFQSAVDEIIKINLTSKIKEVENYYDSIPQMVTNDTKNVVQSSKQQLANIEKQVSQFVSNSALSALSNVPVKQVQTDISNITPDVERAEQIRWGVSLAICCIVLLVVICYLLGLLLGPLGLIPRADTTKRSCTADCGGIFLMMGAGFSFLFSWLFMIVVLLLFLLGGNIYTLVCQPWSNGQLLKFIDTPGLIPNFNLSQALGLKTDLSISNIYKDCEQNKPVWTTLHLYELINLDDLLNVSKYTEQIQQQFDNTNMNLSSITLLSPQVKNQLSNFSSKAISFDSTAVTQQMNNISSINLNTSAAVLENLAGTSTNSGIKKQLQDEAMALTQLQIYIETIITPQVKNLNSTIKSLASMTGGINRTVGEVLTNVGIAQDFLNTNTTQIIKIESRSFLDCQLNYFTAYADWANLTITQQVGRCQPVAGAVDSVETILCSQMVESLNAFWFSLGWCLIFFIPSIIFSIKLAKFYRRMKHSDVYENQTSNQIIMTHIPRAQMKAT